The following proteins come from a genomic window of Ferrovibrio sp. MS7:
- a CDS encoding TetR/AcrR family transcriptional regulator encodes MTKWANAVPSRAEQTDNKRKAIIREAARVFNRRGSHGTTLDDVAERLGVTKTALYRYVNNKNDLLCACHEEAMEIANEHLAIGMREGRNGLEKIRIGMTGYLRTVISDLGVPVLILEENALAEGTAGPIIALRDAYEKQLRELVEEGIRDGSILPVNPKMAVFMLLGAVHWVTKWYSPDGPWTADQASEALIDLALRAFTANPGPALQAELHQVLTPFTSPSIRGD; translated from the coding sequence ATGACCAAGTGGGCCAACGCGGTGCCAAGCCGCGCCGAGCAAACCGACAACAAGCGGAAAGCGATCATCCGCGAAGCCGCCCGCGTGTTTAACCGCCGCGGCAGCCACGGCACGACGCTGGACGACGTCGCCGAGCGCCTGGGCGTCACCAAGACCGCCCTCTATCGCTATGTGAACAACAAGAACGACCTGCTCTGCGCCTGCCACGAAGAGGCGATGGAGATTGCCAACGAGCATCTCGCCATCGGCATGCGCGAGGGCCGCAATGGCCTGGAAAAAATCCGCATCGGCATGACCGGCTACCTGCGCACCGTGATCAGCGACCTGGGCGTCCCGGTGCTGATCCTGGAAGAGAACGCGCTGGCCGAAGGCACCGCCGGCCCGATTATCGCGCTGCGCGATGCTTATGAAAAACAGCTCCGCGAACTGGTCGAGGAAGGCATCCGCGACGGCAGCATCCTGCCGGTGAACCCGAAGATGGCGGTGTTCATGCTGCTGGGTGCCGTGCACTGGGTCACCAAGTGGTACTCGCCCGATGGCCCCTGGACCGCTGATCAGGCTTCCGAAGCACTGATCGATCTGGCCCTGCGCGCTTTCACCGCCAATCCCGGCCCGGCCCTGCAGGCCGAGCTGCATCAGGTTCTAACCCCCTTCACATCACCGAGCATAAGAGGCGATTAG
- a CDS encoding SDR family NAD(P)-dependent oxidoreductase, with product MTKKMADRREEVALLCGGTAGIGLASARALLAEGVKKIMLVGRKPERGTAAQAALAAEFPGADIRFCAADLGQPEGAEAAVQACLAAFGRIDTLLSCAGGDPMPRLLHETPLADLPRIIGGTSASVLLPVRAALPAMMAQRGGSIICIASDAAKVATPGEVCIGAAMAAIVMFCRALAIEAKRSGIRVNCLTPSIVRDTPLYDALMSDAFAGKLFAKAEGLAKLGVVVPDDLAAVVAFLSSPAAARLTGQTISVNGGISAA from the coding sequence ATGACCAAGAAAATGGCGGATCGCCGGGAAGAAGTTGCTCTGCTCTGTGGCGGCACGGCCGGAATCGGCCTGGCCAGCGCACGGGCCTTACTGGCCGAGGGGGTGAAAAAAATCATGCTGGTCGGCCGCAAGCCGGAACGCGGCACGGCAGCCCAGGCCGCCCTGGCAGCCGAATTCCCCGGCGCCGATATCCGATTCTGTGCCGCCGATCTCGGCCAGCCGGAAGGCGCCGAGGCGGCAGTGCAGGCCTGCCTGGCGGCGTTCGGGCGCATCGACACGCTGCTGAGCTGCGCCGGTGGCGACCCGATGCCGCGCCTGCTGCATGAAACGCCGCTGGCCGACTTGCCGCGCATCATCGGCGGCACGTCGGCCAGCGTGCTGCTGCCGGTGCGGGCCGCCCTGCCGGCGATGATGGCGCAGCGTGGCGGCAGCATCATCTGCATCGCCTCCGACGCGGCAAAAGTGGCGACACCCGGCGAGGTCTGCATCGGCGCGGCGATGGCGGCGATCGTGATGTTCTGCCGCGCCTTGGCCATCGAAGCAAAACGCAGCGGCATCCGCGTCAATTGCCTCACCCCCAGCATCGTGCGCGATACGCCGCTCTATGATGCGCTGATGAGCGATGCCTTTGCCGGCAAGCTTTTTGCCAAGGCGGAAGGCCTGGCCAAGCTAGGCGTGGTGGTGCCCGATGACCTCGCCGCCGTGGTGGCGTTTCTCTCCAGCCCCGCTGCCGCACGGCTCACCGGCCAGACCATCAGCGTCAATGGCGGCATCTCGGCGGCCTGA
- a CDS encoding ABC transporter substrate-binding protein, which yields MFRKIDRRQLLTGSTAIAAASLFPMPYLMAQTNFFEPTRVRTTHAPYVSAGPYFIAQAKGYFKKVGLDVTSTSFIDQAQAMPGLAAGEFDITGATISAGLFNLMAKGTPVRLIMEGGRESPGMGSNAILVSNETYAAGFTNLAGYKFAKGRNFGVSTRGAVAQYLHYTALERAGLTPDDVSWQWGLDTRNSLALMPAERVHVINIPLPGAYAAQKRGVGKVVTWSDEIAPNFVLACRAASQKFLAERYSAVVRFIMAILHANAEFNAAAQNGNPEVLKIIAEGTGLEPEVIDECRPRWTQMTPDGIPNVQSIMNQQMFWKDKTDLLARPVPEDSLFDLGAVREAKKRLEDKNPFI from the coding sequence ATGTTTCGCAAGATTGACCGCAGGCAGCTTCTCACCGGCTCGACGGCGATTGCCGCCGCGAGCCTGTTCCCGATGCCCTACTTGATGGCGCAGACCAATTTCTTCGAGCCGACCCGCGTGCGCACCACCCATGCGCCCTATGTCTCGGCCGGCCCGTATTTCATCGCCCAGGCCAAGGGCTACTTCAAGAAAGTGGGCCTCGACGTCACCTCCACCAGCTTCATCGATCAGGCCCAGGCGATGCCGGGCCTGGCGGCAGGCGAATTCGACATCACCGGCGCCACGATCAGCGCCGGCCTGTTCAACCTGATGGCCAAGGGCACCCCGGTGCGTCTGATCATGGAAGGCGGCCGCGAAAGCCCAGGGATGGGCTCGAACGCCATCCTGGTGAGCAACGAGACCTACGCCGCTGGCTTCACCAACCTAGCCGGCTACAAATTCGCCAAGGGCCGCAATTTCGGTGTTTCGACGCGCGGCGCCGTGGCGCAGTACCTGCATTACACGGCGCTGGAGCGTGCCGGGCTGACGCCGGATGACGTGAGCTGGCAGTGGGGCCTGGATACCCGCAACAGCCTGGCGCTGATGCCGGCCGAGCGCGTGCATGTGATCAACATTCCGCTGCCCGGCGCCTATGCGGCACAGAAGCGCGGCGTCGGCAAGGTGGTGACCTGGAGCGACGAGATCGCGCCGAATTTCGTGCTGGCCTGCCGTGCCGCCAGCCAGAAGTTCCTTGCCGAGCGCTATTCGGCGGTGGTGCGCTTCATCATGGCGATCCTGCATGCCAATGCCGAATTCAACGCGGCGGCGCAGAACGGCAACCCGGAGGTGCTGAAGATCATTGCCGAAGGCACCGGCCTGGAGCCGGAAGTGATCGATGAATGCCGCCCGCGCTGGACCCAGATGACACCAGATGGCATCCCGAATGTGCAGTCGATCATGAACCAGCAGATGTTCTGGAAGGACAAGACCGATCTGCTGGCGCGGCCGGTGCCGGAAGACAGCCTGTTCGATCTCGGTGCCGTGCGCGAAGCCAAGAAGCGCCTCGAGGACAAGAACCCATTCATCTGA